A window of the Pseudomonadota bacterium genome harbors these coding sequences:
- a CDS encoding D-alanine--D-alanine ligase, with protein sequence MKTKRVGVLMGGLGAEREVSLRSGEAVCNTLHERGYDVRKIFVDRDIDRVLRQTAIDVAFLALHGPYGEDGCIQGMLEMLDIPYTGSGVLASALAMDKVKAKELFRLHNVPTPPYYEMTADRIEDLEDIHGSFGFPVFVKPRRLGSSIGAGRANDPSELFQRAEESARFDRCILVERFVAGREVAVGLLDATALGAIEIAPKSGIYDYRSKYLEGQTDYHLPARLSPTHYQCVLNIAERAACALDSRGATRVDMLVTEGENEYVLEVNTLPGLTPTSLLPKIARGSGLGFGDLCEQILTRALHVPCAVPAGVETPQQVPAFAPDA encoded by the coding sequence ATGAAGACCAAGCGAGTGGGTGTCCTGATGGGAGGGTTGGGTGCGGAGCGGGAAGTTTCGTTGCGCAGCGGCGAGGCCGTCTGCAACACTCTGCACGAGCGGGGCTACGATGTACGCAAGATCTTCGTCGATCGAGACATCGATCGAGTGCTGCGCCAGACGGCCATCGACGTCGCCTTCCTGGCCTTGCACGGCCCCTACGGCGAGGACGGCTGTATTCAAGGCATGCTTGAGATGCTCGATATCCCCTATACAGGCTCCGGCGTGTTGGCCAGCGCTCTGGCCATGGACAAGGTAAAGGCGAAGGAGCTGTTTCGACTGCACAACGTACCGACGCCGCCCTACTACGAGATGACGGCGGATCGAATCGAGGATCTGGAGGATATCCACGGCTCGTTCGGCTTCCCCGTGTTCGTCAAGCCGAGACGGCTCGGTTCCAGCATCGGAGCAGGACGTGCCAACGATCCGTCGGAGTTGTTTCAGCGCGCCGAGGAATCAGCCCGCTTCGACCGCTGCATACTCGTGGAGCGCTTTGTCGCAGGTCGTGAGGTGGCGGTAGGTCTGCTCGACGCCACGGCGCTCGGGGCCATCGAAATCGCCCCCAAGTCCGGCATCTACGATTATCGATCCAAGTACCTGGAGGGTCAGACCGACTACCATCTGCCAGCTCGCTTGTCGCCGACACATTACCAATGCGTGCTGAACATCGCCGAGCGCGCTGCGTGTGCGCTGGATTCGAGAGGCGCGACCCGTGTGGATATGCTGGTGACCGAAGGGGAGAACGAATACGTGCTCGAGGTCAATACCCTACCCGGACTGACCCCCACCTCCCTACTTCCGAAGATCGCCCGTGGCAGCGGGCTCGGTTTCGGTGATCTGTGCGAGCAGATCCTGACGCGAGCGCTGCACGTCCCCTGTGCGGTGCCGGCCGGCGTGGAGACGCCGCAGCAAGTCCCCGCGTTCGCGCCCGATGCCTAA